Genomic window (Vampirovibrionales bacterium):
GCGCCGTATGTCTATCGGGCCTTTGCCCGGTACGATGCGGCCCATGCCGACGGCTGGCGCGCGCTTGCCAACGACGTTTATCCTGCGCTGGAGGCTTGTTCTGCGCTGAGCGCACTTAAATTGCCGCCGAACTGGTGTGCCGTCAACTATCAGAGCGGCGCCATCGGGTTTTCGGACGTTCAGGGCGAGGGCGCGCGCGACTTCGGCTATGACGCCTTCCGCGTGTTCTGGCGGATGGCGATGGATGCGCGCGAAGAAGGCGGCTCTGCGCAGGCGCGCGCCTATCTGGCGGCCCATGACGGGCTATGGCGCCATTGGCTGGCCCATCGAGACTTGCCTGAAGGCTTTGGACCCAAAGGCGAGCCGCGAAACAGCGGGCCTTCAGGATTTTCGCGCAGTGCGCTTTTTGCGCGTCAGGCGGCGCTGGATCCGGCGCGAGGCCAGGCCTTGTATCAGGCCATTCTCGGGCCGTTATACCACCCGGAGGGTTACTGGCAGAACGATTATAACGACTTCATGCACAGCGTGGTCTGGCTGCACGTGTGGACCGCGCGGCCTTAACGCGCTAGGCAAGCGCGTGACGGGCGATGAAATCGGTGTAGACTTCGCGCCCCTGACGAAATGCGGGGCTCGCCAACACTTTTTGATGAAACGGGATGGTCGTCTTAACGCCCGTGATGGCGTATTCACCTAAGGCGCGCGTCATTCGGGCGATGGCCTCGTCGCGGGTCGCGCCGTGACAGATGAGTTTGCCCATCAGCGAATCGTAATACGGCGGAATCGTGTAGCCGTGGTACATGTGGCTGTCGACGCGTACGCCGGGGCCGCCGGGCGGGAGATAGCCATCTACTTTGCCCGGGCAGGGACGGAAATTCGTGTCAGGACACTCGGCGTTGATGCGGCACTCGATGGCGTGGCCGCGAAACGTGACATCATCCTGCGTAAAGGAGAGCGGCTGGCCCGCAGCGACCTTGATTTGCTCCTTGAGCAGGTCCACGCCGGTGATCATCTCTGTGACCGGGTGCTCAACCTGAATACGGGTATTCATTTCCATAAAATACATCTTCATATCAGCGTCGCAGAGGCATTCGATCGTGCCGACGCCCTCGTAGCCGATTTTACGGATGGCGCGCAAGAGAACCTGGCCCATTTCTTCGCGCAATTGCGGGGTGAGGGCGGGCGACGGGGCTTCTTCGATGAGCTTTTGATGCCGACGCTGGATCGAGCAGTCGCGCTCGCCCAGATGCACCACGTTGCCATACTGATCGGCGAGAATCTGGAACTCGATATGGCGGGGATTCTGGATAAATTTTTCGATATAGACGGCGTCATTGCCAAAGGCGGCCTTGGCTTCGCCACGCGCCAGCGCGACCTGATCTTCGACCTCGTCTTCTGAGGCGATCAGGCGCATTCCCTTGCCGCCGCCGCCGGCCGTGGCCTTGGCGATAATGGGATAGCCCACCGTGCGCGCCCAAGCGCGAATCAGCTCCGGGTCAGCGGTCGTGCCGTCGGTTCCGGGAGTAACGGGGACGCCGACATCCGCCATCGTGCGCTTGGCGGTAGCTTTGTCGCCCATGATGCGAATCATCTGGGCAGAAGGGCCGATAAATTTAAGCTGGTGATCGGCGCAAATCTCGGAAAAGTCGGCGTTTTCCGACAGAAAGCCGTATCCTGGGTGGACGGCGTCGGCGCGGGACATGAGGGCGACGCTGATCAGGTTGCTGACGTTGAGATAG
Coding sequences:
- the accC gene encoding acetyl-CoA carboxylase biotin carboxylase subunit; this encodes MFEKVLIANRGEIAVRIIRACQELGVRTVAVYSQADEESLHAQLADEAYCIGPAASAQSYLNVSNLISVALMSRADAVHPGYGFLSENADFSEICADHQLKFIGPSAQMIRIMGDKATAKRTMADVGVPVTPGTDGTTADPELIRAWARTVGYPIIAKATAGGGGKGMRLIASEDEVEDQVALARGEAKAAFGNDAVYIEKFIQNPRHIEFQILADQYGNVVHLGERDCSIQRRHQKLIEEAPSPALTPQLREEMGQVLLRAIRKIGYEGVGTIECLCDADMKMYFMEMNTRIQVEHPVTEMITGVDLLKEQIKVAAGQPLSFTQDDVTFRGHAIECRINAECPDTNFRPCPGKVDGYLPPGGPGVRVDSHMYHGYTIPPYYDSLMGKLICHGATRDEAIARMTRALGEYAITGVKTTIPFHQKVLASPAFRQGREVYTDFIARHALA